A stretch of the Alosa alosa isolate M-15738 ecotype Scorff River chromosome 16, AALO_Geno_1.1, whole genome shotgun sequence genome encodes the following:
- the cul1b gene encoding cullin-1b: MTSNRGQNPHGLKQIGLEQIWDDLRAGVQQVYTRQSMAKSRYMELYTHVYNYCTSVHQSSQARGAGVPASKPSKKTPTPGGAQFVGLELYKRLKEFLKNYLTNLLKDGEDLMDESVLKFYTQQWEDYRFSSKVLNGICAYLNRHWVRRECDEGRKGIYEIYSLALVTWRDCLFRPLNKQVTNAVLKLIEKERNGETINTRLISGVVQSYVELGLNEDDAFAKGPTLSVYKEYFESQFLADTERFYTRESTEFLQQNPVTEYMKKAETRLLDEQRRVQVYLHESTQDELARKCEQVLIEKHLEIFHTEFQNLLDADKNEDLGRMYNLVSRITDGLGELKKLLETHIHNQGLAAIEKCGDAALNDPKMYVQTILDVHKKYNALVMSAFNNDAGFVAALDKACGRFINNNAVTRMAQSSSKSPELLARYCDSLLKKSSKNPEEAELEDTLNQVMVVFKYIEDKDVFQKFYAKMLAKRLVHQNSASDDAEASMISKLKQACGFEYTSKLQRMFQDIGVSKDLNEQFKKHLTNSEPLDLDFSIQVLSSGSWPFQQSCTFALPSELERSYQRFTAFYASRHSGRKLTWLYHLSKGELVTNCFKNRYTLQASTFQMALLLQFNTEDTYTVQQLTDSTQIKTDILVQVLQILLKSKLLVLEDECANVDEVDFKPDTVIKLFLGYKNKKLRVNINVPMKTEQKQEQETTHKNIEEDRKLLIQAAIVRIMKMRKLLKHQQLLAEVLNQLSSRFKPRVPVIKKCIDILIEKEYLERVDGEKDTYSYLA; the protein is encoded by the exons ATGACGTCCAACCGGGGCCAGAACCCCCACGGGCTGAAGCAGATTGGACTGGAGCAGATCTGGGATGACCTGCGGGCCGGCGTCCAGCAGGTGTACACGCGGCAGAGCATGGCCAAGTCACGCTACATGGAGCTCTACAC GCATGTTTACAATTACTGTACAAGTGTCCACCAGTCCAGCCAGGCCCGCGGCGCAGGCGTCCCTGCCTCCAAGCCCTCCAAGAAGACCCCCACTCCAGGAGGAGCCCAGTTTGTGGGGCTGGAGCTCTACAAGCGGCTGAAGGAGTTCCTGAAGAACTATCTGACAAACCTACTCAAG GACGGGGAAGACCTGATGGACGAGAGTGTGCTGAAGTTCTACACGCAGCAGTGGGAGGACTACCGCTTCTCCAGCAAAGTGCTCAACGGCATCTGCGCCTACCTCAACAGACACTGGGTGCGCCGCGAGTGTGACGAGGGCCGGAAGGGCATCTACGAGATCTACTCG CTTGCGTTGGTGACGTGGAGAGATTGTTTATTCAGACCCTTGAACAAGCAG GTGACCAACGCCGTGTTGAAACTTATTGAGAAAGAGCGTAATGGCGAGACCATCAACACTCGACTCATCAGTGGCGTCGTCCAGTCTTACG TGGAGCTGGGCCTGAATGAAGACGACGCCTTTGCGAAGGGGCCCACACTATCCGTGTACAAAGAGTACTTTGAGAGCCAGTTCCTGGCAGACACGGAGCGCTTCTACACAAGGGAAAGCACAGAGTTCCTGCAACAAAACCCTGTCACCGAATACATGAAAAAG GCTGAGACACGGctgctggatgagcagcggcgTGTGCAGGTGTACCTCCACGAGAGCACACAGGATGAGCTGGCACGCAAATGTGAGCAGGTGCTCATTGAGAAACACCTGGAGATCTTCCACACGGAGTTCCAGAACCTTCTGGATGCCGACAAGAACGAAG ATCTGGGTCGCATGTACAACCTTGTGTCTCGCATCACGGATGGCCTGGGCGAGCTGAAGAAACTTCTGGAAACGCACATCCACAACCAGGGCCTTGCCGCCATCGAGAAATGTGGGGACGCAGCCCTCAAC GATCCCAAAATGTATGTGCAAACAATATTGGACGTGCACAAGAAATACAACGCCCTGGTGATGTCAGCGTTTAACAATGATGCAGGCTTTGTGGCAGCACTCGACAAG GCGTGTGGGAGGTTCATTAATAACAATGCTGTTACCAGGATGGCTCAGTCCTCCAGTAAATCTCCAGAGCTGCTGGCCAGATACTGTGACTCCCTGCTCAAGAAGAG CTCTAAGAATCCTGAGGAGGCTGAACTGGAGGACACGCTGAACCAAGTG ATGGTGGTGTTCAAGTACATCGAGGACAAAGACGTGTTCCAGAAGTTCTACGCTAAGATGCTGGCCAAGCGCCTTGTGCACCAGAACAGCGCCAGCGACGACGCGGAGGCCAGCATGATCTCTAAACTAAAG CAAGCGTGTGGCTTTGAGTACACGTCCAAGCTGCAGCGCATGTTCCAGGACATCGGAGTCAGCAAAGACCTCAATGAGCAGTTTAAGAAGCATCTGACAAACTCTGAGCCGCTAGACT tgGACTTCAGCATCCAGGTGCTCAGCTCCGGCTCCTGGCCTTTCCAGCAGTCCTGCACTTTCGCTTTACCGTCCGAG CTGGAGCGAAGTTACCAAAGATTCACAGCCTTCTACGCCAGCCGACACAGCGGGCGCAAGCTGACCTGGCTCTACCACCTGTCTAAGGGGGAGCTGGTCACCAACTGCTTCAAGAACAGATACACCCTGCAG GCCTCCACATTCCAAATGGCCCTCCTCCTGCAGTTCAACACAGAGGACACCTATACCGTCCAGCAGCTCACCGACAGCACACAAATCAAAACG GACATTTTGGTGCAAGTTTTGCAAATCCTCCTCAAGTCCAAATTGCTG GTCCTGGAGGATGAGTGTGCCAACGTGGATGAGGTGGACTTCAAGCCAGACACTGTGATTAAACTGTTTCTGGGATACAAGAA caaAAAGCTGCGTGTGAACATCAACGTCCCCATGAAGACTGAGCAGAAGCAGGAACAGGAGACCACTCACAAGAACATCGAGGAGGACCGCAAACTCCTCATCCAG gctgctaTCGTCCGAATCATGAAGATGAGAAAGCTTCTCAAGCACCAGCAGCTCCTGGCAGAGGTGCTGAATCAGCTGTCCTCGCGCTTCAAGCCCCGGGTCCCCGTCATCAAG AAATGCATCGATATCTTAATCGAGAAGGAGTACTTGGAGCGCGTTGACGGAGAAAAGGACACCTACAGCTACTTGGCCTAA